GGCTGTGAGAATAGCATCATATGGGTGAGCTGAATTATTTTCTTTTTtcagtaaatgaaaacacctgttaacCTGTTATCCAaaaattagatggtggcccgattctaacgctttgggtattctagaatatgtatgtagtttatttatgaagttttcagaataatgcaatttatacacaggattcgcccggctgggtgcgaccaattagcgaagcggcataacgaggtgtaacgcagccattaaccctgtgtgagcgctgactgtaggggagtatggAGAGGCCGGGGGCACTGACTGAGAGTAGGAAGAGGAAGAGTAGGAAGAGgtgaattcgcggctggactgtgcccgtcgctaattggtcatggcctgcaggccgcgaccaatcagcgatgcaggatttccgtgacagacagaccgacagacaaacagacggaagtgccccttagatgattatatatagatgactgaagcaaggataacagaaactaaacacccagagaaaatgtgtatctgatgcGACTCGGTGGACAGAGAAAACGACCACAAAGCATAGGCTCAAGGCTGGAACCCAGACGTATGACAACTATCTGATAATACCCATTAGCAGCCAGATACTTTGCTAATATCTCCATAATGAATAGATAGAACAATGTCTTATTCTGCTTTTCACCCACTATTACATaatgttcaacatgaaaaatttggtgaaagaccctttttaaatgttttttctcCAGAACACTGAAGGGCTCTGGTGTGGGTAACTGGGCCTCACACAGCGAATTCTACACCTGATCCCGCAAAGTTTTTTGGGGTACTGCACAACAGGGAGAGGTGTACACAGAACGTATGGCACAGCACAGCACACCTGTTAAACAGTATCTGTCACAAGATCAAAAGCAGCCAGCTTTTGCCCTTGTTTTTTTCCCACTGCTCCTCTGAATAGTCcacttttttcttttaaattcAGCCATACGGTTCAAAAGATGTGGGCCTttatatttagtgctaattttgatGGTATTTACAAAGGAGGTATTGTTCATAGTGTAGAAATGAAGAGCAGAATGAAGACACCCGCCCCCGAGGATCCTGTAAGCCACGCCTCTTTGATAAAGACCTTTAAAAAATTGCATTAAATGGAAAGGTCcacatctctggaactgtatgccgagtttaaataaaaaaaaaatagagtacTCAGGCGAAGATCAGAAATAGAATAAGAGCAAACTTTTTTGACCTGATGACACATcttctttagggtatgttcacacgttcaggatttccatcctttttttttcaggacagtttttttaaaaaactgcagctcttggcagaaaacgcaggtcctttttttggtcctttttttgtccttttttgatgcgttttttgatgcgttttttgatgcgtttttttgatgcgtttttttatcctttttttatgcagttttctatgcagagactgtgtgtttcctaggaagctttttagggctaaaatggctgaaaataccctaaccctacccctaaccctaaccctacccctaaccctacccctaaccctaaccctaaccctacccctaaccctacccctaaccctaaccctaaccctacccctaaccctaaccctacccctaaccctacccctacccctattctaaccttagtgaaaaaaaaaaaaaattcttaatttttttattgtccctaccaatgggggtgacaaagtggggggggtgtcatttactatttttttattttgatcactgagataggttatatctcagtgatcaaaatgcactttggagcgaatctgccagccggcagattcggcgggcgcactgcgcatgcgcccgccattttgcaagatggcggcgcccagggagaagacggccggacggacaccgggacgccgggtaagtataagggggggagattagggcacggggggggcattggagcactgggggggggggcatcggagcacgggggcggggggcatcggagcacgggggggcgggatcggagcacgggggggcagccacactccgcccacgcacttccgcccgctcccccgcacttcctgctgcagcggttctgcacatcaaatcgcagtaaaacccgcagatatatttttgatctgcgggttttactgcgattttgacctcacaatggaggtctatgggtgcagaaccgctgcggttcaggaaaaagaagtgacatgctccttcttttttgccgcagctattctgcgcggctttttaaatgaaattacggatcatgtgcacagcagtgactgttttccatagggttacattgttatgtaccctgcatggaaaacagctgcggaaccgcagcggcaaaaccgctgcggttctgcagtaaaaaacgcactgtgtgaacatggccttaagagtACCAGAGagctattccaatttttgttctctatttttcactattttttctttctttctctatttTTTTCTCTTGCTGACCGTTGACTTTGACTTGAGTTTTATTGCAGTGTGTTTAATATATTGTTATGGGCATAGGTAGTCCATAGGGAAGGAGAAAAGGACTATCTTGCTTATTTAGTCCACCCCCTCGTTGCTGAAGAAGAATCTCTGTTTATAGTGCCACTCAAGCAGAAAAAGCAAATATCGCCTTAACTGATGGCTTCACATGAGCGGCTGCAGTAATTTCCAGTCTGCTTCTTTCACAGTGCGGATGCGCAATACACGGATAAATCTTCATCCCGACAAGCTTTTGATTAGGAAATAATTGCAGCAGCTGTAGCTTATTATGAGGTTTTTTAATGAATGTAGCTTGCTTTATCTAGGTTGGAATTTCACCTCAAATTAATTACTTTGAGTCAAATTAACTGCACATAAATGCCTGTCTCAGTAAGGCAGAGACCAGGGTAGTAGATGGTGGCACACATACATCTATAGTGGATACTCTGTCTGTTTTAATGATTTCTAGCTCCGTCGGGTGCAAAGAGGGCTCTATGTATTTAAATTCTGCTTCTCGGGTGGCAGACTGGCAGGGTGTTGATTAATTAGGACTAGCCCAAGTCATGGGAGCGAAGCAGCTGTCACTGCCGGGAACGATAGCTTTGACAGTCCTAGGTTGCGTCTGAGGAGCGCACGGAGCTGGACTTTGAAAATCTGAAAAATGTTTTCCCATTAACCTGTTAAGAACAATGCAACATCTTACATGTAAGTCTTGTATGTCAGGGGTTGACtcggacagaagagggcccctattTGTGAGTCCTTTACATTCATCATAATGCACAAGCCACTTGCGTTGGAGGTGGATGTTGGCACCCTTAACTCTTACGGCTGCACAGGTTACATCAATGATGACTGGTCGTGTGGTTAGAAAACCAACCAGTGACCAAGCTATACTAGACCCAAATTGATACTAACACTGTAAAGCTTTATGCACACATCAATATTAGTGCCTGGTTTTGTACTGCGCTTAGTAGGGCTTCCTTCAAGGTTTCCCAATACACTTAACCGTACACTTGGTTCTGTTGGATTTTCTATGTATATATCTACATCAGATACTACAGAGATATTCTCTTTTCCTATACTTATTCTATTTTGCTAGATACTGTGCCCAATAGTTTCTCTACGGCAGTTTTGCTCTGTGTAGTTGTACAGTCTTCATGAACTGCTGGTCCTCCTCTGGACCATGCTGGGCGCATGACCCTTTCAAACTTGTACAGTcttctcaaaactgaaaataatatCCATAAGGATAGCACCTGATGGTCTACACACAGTGAAAAATGTGTTATAGGGTTATTTCCAACTGTAAAAATTGTTATCTTGCTGATCCCTTGGGCTCTGACCATTGGGATCCCCATTGATTCCAAGAATATGGTTCTGAATTGCCCGTTAGTATAGAGTATGCATGCCTCCACTCCAAAATGTCTTTTTGATTGCTAGAGATAAGCTGTTTGAGAGTCCCCACACTTGGATTAGCTCCCAGTTCTTGGGCTCTAGAAATATGCAAGTGTGGAAGAGTAATAACTTGCCCGgtttggaataaccctttaaattatCATAGTTCGTGGTAGCTTTGTCAAGGTCATATTACTTTTGTAAGTGAAAAGGTCAGATAAAATCAAAACAAAATACAAAGTAATTTTAGATGGAGATCTGGTGTCCTTCAAGATATTCAATCTCCAGGCTCATGCTATGATGGGATACAGTCGGGTGCTCTTTATCTGGTACTATTGTCCCCCAGCTAAAACATTAGAATATCCCAATGAAATCCCCATTGGTATTATGTAACGTAGAGAGACAGAAGATTTCTCTACTTCAATGTCTCTGGATGATGAGACAAATGGAAACATAATTTGCATATCTAATTCTATATATTATACTCAGATATTCAAGGGTTTTTCTAAAACGGGCTTAAATTTTAAGGGACAattcatatttttaatttttaaatttttcttctCCTTGCATACAGAAATCTGATGCCTCGATCACTGGATCACCAGATTACAGTGGAGAAGACCCCAAGCTACTTTGTGACAAGGGAAGCACCTCATCGGATTTCACACATGTCACCCAGAGTCAAACTGATTGTGGTAGTCCGTAATCCCGTCACTCGGGCAATCTCTGATTATACTCAGACTCTATCCAAGAAACCGGACATCCCCAGCTTCAGTGAGTTGGCTTTCCTTAATAGGACAAGTGGGGAGGTGGATACTTCTTGGAATGCCATTCGGATTGGACTCTATGCTTTACATCTGCAGCCCTGGCTTAATCATTTCCCAATATCCCAAATGCACTTTGTAAGTGGAGAACGACTGATCACAGATCCAGCCGGGGAGATGGCAAGAGTACAGGACTTCCTTGGTCTCAAACGTCTGGTTTCAGAGAAACATTTCTACTTTAACAAGACTAAGGGTTTTCCATGTCTCAAAAAGCCTGGTGGTGGAGGAGCACCTCGTTGTTTGGGTAAATCTAAGGGTCGGGCTCATGTTCAGATCAACACTGAGGATATAGAACAGTTACGAGAATTCTATAGACCCCACAACATTAAGTTCTATGAAACTGTTGGTCAGGACTTTCACTGGGAGTAGGATATCATTCAAAAGCCATGGGACAAGGAAGAAAATGGTTATAAAAAAAAGCACAGGGTAACGAGAAAAAGTTTTATCCTGTGGACAAAAAGGACACCAAGAGATGTAGACTTAAATCTTATAAAAATAAGATCTAAGTCAAAACAAGTTTAAAAAAGTCTAACAATCTTAGCATTACTGAAATCTTAAACCTTTATGAATAGATTTGTCCCACATATCAAGAGGACGTGAAGCACGGTGCACTTTGCTCTTCCAATGAAAGTACCAGAGAACATGGTTCGTAGATGGAGCTCAAAAGCATTAGAACTAAAAGGTCCCAGGACACTAGACATGATAAACTATTCTTCTATGTTGAGATCTGGGCCCTCAGTGGTCTTCTCCAAAAACAAATCTCTAACCTATTGAGAAAATCTCAACAAAAAAGATTTATGTAACAGATTGTAATCAAAATAAAGATATTATTTAAAGATTCAGCTCTAATAAAATGAATGACCAAGATTTCGGCATCATTAAAGAACGTTACTTTGAATTTTCTCTTATTTCCGGTTAATACACATTGAATGAATGTTTTCTTTCTAGAAAGTGAGGTAGAATTTGGGGCAAAAAAACTTGGTAAGCAAGCTCACAATACCACTGTCATGTTCTTCTTGACATTGCAAGCTATCAATAAGATAGTCTCCTCCATTTCATGACCCTAAAGACAAGTTTCAAAAATCCCTTTGTAAAAAGACAATTCTCCAAACAGGTTTCTAGAAGGTCTCCCCTTTCTGGAGTATTATAGCTTTATAATTTTGGTTCTCTGCATCTGAACAACTTAAGAAACTAATAATAGAAAGTATTTTTGTGTTGGAGAAATGTTACAgttctatttttttaattaaatttgccaCTGGGTTTACACGCAGACATATCATTATGAAGAAGAAACATGCTGTCCAAGCAAAATCATTCTAACAATTGGAGACGGTCCACACATCATACTCATTGATTAAAAAGTCTACTTAACCTTCTATTGTGTGTACCATTCAAAGTTACAGATAAACAATTCTGATACCCCAAAATACCTAAAAACTTATGAAATGTACCATCATTCATAACAACTGTACCAAAAATTGGCCATAGTTATCAACCAGTTCACTAAAACATctcaaacagatgtctgtccaacctttGCTTGAAGTCTTGCATTGAAGGATGACCCACcatctcttgtggcagcctgttccactcattgatccccCTCACTGTCAACATGTTTTTTTCTACCTTGCAATACCTCCAAttgttctaagggtatgtgcacacatagcggattttgctgcggattcgcagcagctttccatgcgcttACAATACCATgaaaaacctatggaaaacaaaatccacagtgcccatgctgcggaaaaacgcgTGCGGAAACATAGcgatgtttattccgcagcatgtcaattctttgagcggattccgcagcggcttacacctgctccataataggaatctgcaggtgtaaaaccgcatgtgaaatccgcacaaaatctgcaaaaaaaaaaacccgcggtaaatccgtggtaattccgcaggtaatctgcAGTCCGGTTTACCTGTgggtttaccaaaatcagtctggaaaaatccacaggactttccacaacgtgtgcacataccctaaaaaggcATGTGTAAAACTATGAGGTCTCTTAAGAGATTATCCAACCCCTTTTAAGTTTTTAACACAAACTCAGCctcagtaatgtcaaagtgacactATAGAATTGGATTGTAACCTGGTAGTAACCGACAGCCAATTTAATAATCCAGCATACTGAAAGACTTTTCATGTTATTTTTTCAATTAAAAACTGTCCAGAAAGTATCCCTTTTAGTTATGAGTGGCCAGGAAAACCATACTATGCAGAGCACTGGCTCAAACTGAtagtgtcactgtcagaggtaacattatCTTGCTGTGATTAAGATGAGCGGTGTGCCATAAATTCCATAGCAACCCCCAATTCCATAGAAACCCACTAATACACTTACTGGAGGCAAAGAAAAGCCAATTGTGACTTACATTTAGTAGTACTACTGCCAGGACAGCTGGTGCCAGTGGTAGTAATGATACTTCTGCTGCTAGTGGATCTCACATTTTTATCagtaatatatgttttttttttttgcactacctAATCCATTGTCATTGCTACTTTTTCTTTTGCGACACTATAATTAACTTTTGACAATTTTTTCAATCACAATTGTTCAACCCCTGCCACAAAAGGTGGTAGGTAGCTGCac
The nucleotide sequence above comes from Ranitomeya imitator isolate aRanImi1 chromosome 7, aRanImi1.pri, whole genome shotgun sequence. Encoded proteins:
- the LOC138645230 gene encoding heparan sulfate glucosamine 3-O-sulfotransferase 2-like, giving the protein MAPRLSPRNARRYFFLCTLCLSCTLLCYNLILRGGHPNMHIRDYQHLSCPPVLGGKKLLQKVLLCPNSGAALAFTSMDLSSYTDWSGKNHTEPPEIMGFPEKPTEHQGHLTGNSTAAFRYGHKRLPQAIIVGVKKGGTRAVLEFIRVHPEVRAMGTEPHFFDRNYERGLDWYRNLMPRSLDHQITVEKTPSYFVTREAPHRISHMSPRVKLIVVVRNPVTRAISDYTQTLSKKPDIPSFSELAFLNRTSGEVDTSWNAIRIGLYALHLQPWLNHFPISQMHFVSGERLITDPAGEMARVQDFLGLKRLVSEKHFYFNKTKGFPCLKKPGGGGAPRCLGKSKGRAHVQINTEDIEQLREFYRPHNIKFYETVGQDFHWE